From a region of the Tiliqua scincoides isolate rTilSci1 chromosome 4, rTilSci1.hap2, whole genome shotgun sequence genome:
- the ITPA gene encoding inosine triphosphate pyrophosphatase, with protein sequence MAAIPAAGRSVVFVTGNAKKLEEVIQILGDSFPYRLVAKKIDLPEYQGEPDDISIQKCQEAAKQIQGPVIVEDTCLCFKALGGLPGPYIKWFLEKLKPEGLYKLLAGFEDKSAYALCTFAFSTGNPGDPVKLFKGQTHGHIVDPRGPRDFGWDPCFQPEGYDQTYAELPKSVKNSISHRYKALKELSAHFIEQNSTETTSGIS encoded by the exons ATGGCGGCGATACCGGCAGCAGGTAGGAGCGTCGTGTTCGTCACCGGCAACGCCAAGAAGCTGGAGGAG GTGATTCAGATCCTAGGCGACTCCTTTCCATATCGACTGGTTGCAAAGAAAATAGACT TGCCTGAGTACCAAGGAGAGCCTGATGACATTTCTATCCAGAAGTGCCAGGAAGCAGCTAAACag ATCCAAGGACCTGTTATAGTAGAAGATACTTGTCTGTGTTTCAAAGCCCTTGGAGGACTCCCAGGTCCATATAT aaaatGGTTTCTTGAGAAGCTAAAACCAGAAG GTCTATACAAACTGCTAGCAGGATTTGAAGACAAGTCTGCTTATGCTCTCTGCACCTTTGCCTTCAGTACTGGAAACCCAGGGGACCCAGTGAAGCTGTTCAAAGGCCAGACTCAT GGGCACATAGTTGACCCAAGAGGGCCCAGAGACTTTGGATGGGACCCGTGCTTTCAGCCAGAAGGTTATGATCAGAC ATATGCGGAATTGCCAAAGTCTGTGAAGAACTCAATCTCTCATCGCTACAAAGCTCTAAAAGAGCTGTCTGCCCATTTTATTGAACAGAACTCGACAGAAACCACATCTGGTATCAGTTAG
- the METTL13 gene encoding eEF1A lysine and N-terminal methyltransferase, translated as MAELRLLPKCAEEFASAAYWERFFRGRGERAFEWYGEWEELRPTLGRYLRLRDSILVVGCGNSELSEQLYDVGYQDIANVDISEAVITQMRERSARIRPKMSYLVMDVLQMDFPDERFQVVLDKGTLDALLTDQEEAALSRARRMFSEVGRVLQFGGRYVCVSLAQAHVLKAAVDYFFQEGWMIRIHQLSSNRGDASKGKFALPIFVYVMTRIRHVPGSALHILELCAEKQDKPVRFNSIEHLIEAVKERQQYALLRSQLNKTSSSGSISLDLCNKDTGQARYLLHVVHNLAVKVSRDNQFAIFIIPQGRETEWLFGTEEGRKQLAASAGFRRLVTVALHRDQHYEGMEAIQAELSEKVMELAPPDLSAHQQVPFLSVGGDIGIRTIQHRDTSTLSGEYVVEDVKGDDAHYFRRLIFLSNRNVVQSEARLAPRTPHKGEMKGNKKHKKKKKEKAASGDPVKLTTLPDNQSIDKSYLCCAHHRVMVAGLCLLKNPECLPEALIRVLVIGLGGGSLPLFIHDYFLQSCIDVVEIDPAVLDVATCWFGFSPGDRLKVHIADGLVYISSLAAKAPNTYDAIMFDVDSKDTALGMSCPPAAFVEETFLQKVRTLLKTEGIFILNLVCRDSILRDEVMAIIRKTFPLLYARRIEGEVNEILFCQQQTRQKPTSVDLRGTAKILEKALRQPGRAWDSTYVLSDILEAVKLV; from the exons ATGGCGGAGCTGCGGTTGCTTCCGAAGTGTGCTGAGGAGTTCGCCTCGGCCGCCTACTGGGAGCGCTTCTTCCGGGGCCGAGGCGAGCGCGCCTTCGAGTGGTacggagagtgggaggagctgcgCCCGACGCTGGGGCGGTACCTGCGGCTGCGGGACTCG ATCCTTGTTGTTGGCTGCGGCAACTCAGAGCTGAGCGAGCAACTCTATGATGTGGGCTACCAAGATATCGCCAACGTGGACATCAGCGAGGCGGTCATCACGCAGATGCGGGAACGCAGCGCTCGCATAAGACCCAAGATGAGCTACCTCGTCATGGATGTGCTGCAGATGGACTTCCCTGATGAGCGATTCCAGGTGGTGCTGGACAAAGGCACCCTTGACGCCCTCCTGACGGACCAAGAAGAGGCTGCTTTGAGCAGGGCGCGAAGAATGTTTTCTGAAGTTGGCCGCGTCTTGCAGTTTGGGGGGCGTTACGTGTGCGTGTCTTTGGCCCAAGCACATGTATTGAAGGCGGCTGTGGACTATTTCTTCCAGGAAGGCTGGATGATCCGAATACATCAACTCTCCAGCAACAGAGGAGATGCTTCAAAGGGAAAATTTGCCCTGCCTATCTTTGTGTATGTTATGACAAGAATTAGGCATGTGCCAGGCTCTGCTTTACACATCCTGGAGCTGTGTGCTGAAAAGCAGGACAAACCTGTCCGGTTCAATAGCATTGAGCACCTGATTgaggcagtgaaagaaaggcaacAGTATGCTTTGTTGCGCAGCCAGCTTAATAAAACCTCTAGCTCAGGGAGCATCTCCTTGGATCTCTGCAATAAGGACACTGGCCAAGCCCGCTATTTGTTGCATGTGGTGCATAACCTTGCTGTGAAAGTGTCTCGTGACAATCAATTTGCCATCTTTATCA TACCACAGGGCAGAGAAACTGAGTGGCTCTTTGGGACCGAGGAGGGACGGAAACAGTTGGCTGCAAGTGCAGGATTCCGGCGCCTAGTAACCGTGGCCTTGCACAGGGATCAGCATTATGAAGGCATGGAAGCTATCCAAGCAGAGCTGTCTGAAAAGGTGATGGAGCTTGCTCCACCTGATCTCTCAGCCCATCAGCAG GTGCCTTTTCTGTCAGTGGGTGGAGACATTGGGATCCGCACCATTCAGCATCGTGACACTAGCACCCTCAGTGGAGAGTATGTTGTTGAGGATGTGAAAGGAGATGATGCTCACTACTTCCGCCGGCTCATCTTCCTCAGCAACAGGAACGTGGTACAATCAGAAGCAAGGCTTGCACCCAGGACACCCCACAAAGGTGAAATGAAAG GGAATAAGAAgcacaaaaagaagaaaaaagaaaaagcagcttcTGGTGACCCTGTCAAACTCACTACTCTGCCAGACAATCAGTCCATTGACAAGAGCTATCTGTGTTGTGCTCACCACAGAGTCATGGTTGCAGGACTGTGCTTGCTGAAAAATCCTGAATGCCTCCCAG AGGCCCTGATCCGTGTGCTGGTGATTGGCCTTGGTGGCGGCAGCCTGCCCCTCTTCATCCATGACTACTTCTTGCAGAGCTGCATTGATGTGGTAGAGATTGACCCAGCCGTACTGGATGTGGCCACCTGCTGGTTTGGTTTCTCTCCAGGAGACAGGCTCAAAGTTCACATTGCAGATGGCTTAGTATACATCTCCAGCCTGGCAGCAAAAG CCCCAAACACTTATGATGCCATCATGTTTGATGTGGATAGCAAGGACACTGCCTTGGGAATGAGCTGCCCACCTGCAGCCTTTGTGGAGGAAACCTTCCTTCAGAAAGTGAGAACCCTTCTGAAAACAGAAG GCATCTTTATCCTCAATTTGGTATGTCGGGACTCCATTCTCCGAGATGAGGTCATGGCTATCATTAGAAAGACTTTTCCTTTGCTTTATGCCCGGAGGATTGAAGGGGAAGTGAATGAGATCCTCTTCTGCCAGCAGCAGACCAGGCAAAAACCGACTTCTGTAGATCTCCGAGGGACAGCTAAGATTTTGGAGAAAGCATTACGGCAACCTGGTCGAGCATGGGACAGCACTTATGTTTTGTCAGACATACTGGAAGCAGTAAAATTAGTATGA